One window of the Triticum dicoccoides isolate Atlit2015 ecotype Zavitan chromosome 3B, WEW_v2.0, whole genome shotgun sequence genome contains the following:
- the LOC119277294 gene encoding protein GAMETE CELL DEFECTIVE 1, mitochondrial — protein sequence MFALRKTLLHGRLPAPPATAASRISSFLRSLSTSPGDEGGGDEWGSSWSTGITKDHFDGSASAVGRPSPSAPVSKELAAVRTMDEEDEILRSVDRDNKEGRAYVNSWDKRFQETCELLKQVREPGSRGAYLKDSEKQEMYRLHKEDPATYTVERLAKDFRVMRQRVHAILWLKEMEEEEERKQGKPLDDSVEILLDSCPEFFNSHDREFHVASLPYKPDFKVMPEGWDGTTRDPDEVLYEISMKEDAMLYEEFVQRLEFNKKKVAGEVKCHKYSRRRPDDGWAYMVEKLGPQGRRGSGGGWKFISLPDGSSRPLNDTEKMYVKRETPKRRRRIIAPYK from the exons ATGTTCGCCCTCCGCAAAACCCTGCTCCacggccgcctccccgcgccgccggccaccgccgcaTCCAGGATCTCCTCCTTCCTCCGCTCCCTCTCCACGTCTCCGGGGGACGAGGGAGGCGGGGACGAATGGGGCTCCTCCTGGTCCACCGGCATCACCAAGGACCACTTCGACGGGTCCGCCTCCGCCGTCGGGCGCCCCTCCCCGTCCGCCCCCGTCTCCAAGGAGCTGGCGGCCGTCCGCACCATGGACGAGGAGGATGAGATCCTGCGCTCCGTGGATCGCGACAACAAGGAAGGGAGGGCGTACGTCAACTCGTGGGACAAGCGTTTTCAGGAGACGTGCGAGCTGCtgaagcaggtgcgggagccgggatCCCGCGGCGCCTACCTCAAGGACTCGGAGAAGCAGGAGATGTACCGGCTGCACAAGGAGGACCCCGCAACGTACACCGTGGAGCGGCTCGCCAAGGACTTCCGCGTCATGCGGCAGCGCGTGCACGCCATCCTCTGGCTcaaggagatggaggaggaggaggagaggaagcaGGGCAAGCCGCTCGACGACTCCGTCGAGATCCTGCTAGACAGCTGCCCAGA GTTTTTCAATTCCCATGACAGGGAATTTCATGTGGCATCTCTTCCATATAAACCTGACTTCAAAGTTATGCCTGAGGGCTGGGATGGCACGACAAGAGATCCTGATGAGGTCCTGTATGAGATTTCAATGAAGGAAGATGCGATGTTATATGAGGAATTTGTTCAACGCTTGGAGTTCAACAAGAAAAAG GTGGCAGGAGAGGTGAAGTGCCACAAGTACAGCAGACGACGACCAGACGATGGATGGGCCTACATGGTCGAGAAGCTTGGGCCACAGGGAAGGCGTGGTTCAGGAGGGGGCTGGAAGTTCATCAGTTTGCCTGATGGATCAAGCCGTCCTCTGAATGACACGGAGAAGATGTACGTGAAGAGGGAGACTCCGAAACGGCGGAGGAGGATCATTGCTCCTTACAAGTAA
- the LOC119277295 gene encoding basic leucine zipper 23-like isoform X2, which translates to MDDGLYLPIPNHLLFPYPEISHGFDEFLACTHTHTCNGLSWSAAAHAHTCLHAHTQVIASGEDHAEHDQLRNLRKPLGNREAVRKYRQKKKAHAAFLEEEVKKLRAANQQLLRRLQGHAALEAEVARLTGLLLDVRGKIDAAEIGGLPFEERCSFGSVVSTAAEPTAPCFDSGSAEVPAAWEACEIDGGGIVSGELGVPEVVDAVASFVNSPA; encoded by the coding sequence ATGGACGACGGACTATACCTTCCGATCCCCAACCACCTTCTGTTTCCATATCCTGAGATCTCCCACGGCTTCGATGAGTTCCTAGCGTGTACTCACACACACACCTGCAACGGTCTATCATGGTCGGCCGCGGCGCACGCTCACACGTGCCTCCACGCGCACACCCAAGTCATAGCTTCCGGCGAAGATCACGCGGAGCATGACCAGCTGAGGAATCTCCGGAAGCCTCTGGGGAACCGTGAGGCCGTGCGCAAGTACCGGCAGAAGAAGAAAGCTCACGCAGCCTTCCTTGAggaggaggtcaagaagctccgCGCCGCCAACCAGCAGCTCCTGAGGCGGCTGCAGGGCCACGCTGCCCTGGAGGCCGAGGTGGCGAGGCTGACGGGCCTCCTGCTCGATGTCCGAGGCAAAATCGATGCGGCTGAGATCGGCGGCCTGCCGTTCGAGGAGCGTTGCAGCTTCGGCTCTGTCGTCAGCACTGCTGCAGAACCGACAGCACCATGCTTTGATTCTGGCAGTGCTGAGGTGCCAGCGGCCTGGGAGGCTTGCGAGATCGATGGCGGTGGTATTGTTTCAGGAGAACTTGGTGTTCCTGAAGTGGTGGACGCTGTTGCCAGCTTCGTGAACTCTCCTGCATAA
- the LOC119277295 gene encoding uncharacterized protein LOC119277295 isoform X1, with protein sequence MEQARVTSSRVFELFFGAFVRLPQLLIIGGESSLLAHFVTMDDGLYLPIPNHLLFPYPEISHGFDEFLACTHTHTCNGLSWSAAAHAHTCLHAHTQVIASGEDHAEHDQLRNLRKPLGNREAVRKYRQKKKAHAAFLEEEVKKLRAANQQLLRRLQGHAALEAEVARLTGLLLDVRGKIDAAEIGGLPFEERCSFGSVVSTAAEPTAPCFDSGSAEVPAAWEACEIDGGGIVSGELGVPEVVDAVASFVNSPA encoded by the coding sequence ATGGAGCAAGCTAGGGTAACAAGTTCTCGAGTTTTTGAACTGTTTTTTGGCGCTTTTGTCCGACTTCCCCAGTTACTAATCATAGGAGGAGAATCTAGCTTGTTGGCACATTTTGTGACAATGGACGACGGACTATACCTTCCGATCCCCAACCACCTTCTGTTTCCATATCCTGAGATCTCCCACGGCTTCGATGAGTTCCTAGCGTGTACTCACACACACACCTGCAACGGTCTATCATGGTCGGCCGCGGCGCACGCTCACACGTGCCTCCACGCGCACACCCAAGTCATAGCTTCCGGCGAAGATCACGCGGAGCATGACCAGCTGAGGAATCTCCGGAAGCCTCTGGGGAACCGTGAGGCCGTGCGCAAGTACCGGCAGAAGAAGAAAGCTCACGCAGCCTTCCTTGAggaggaggtcaagaagctccgCGCCGCCAACCAGCAGCTCCTGAGGCGGCTGCAGGGCCACGCTGCCCTGGAGGCCGAGGTGGCGAGGCTGACGGGCCTCCTGCTCGATGTCCGAGGCAAAATCGATGCGGCTGAGATCGGCGGCCTGCCGTTCGAGGAGCGTTGCAGCTTCGGCTCTGTCGTCAGCACTGCTGCAGAACCGACAGCACCATGCTTTGATTCTGGCAGTGCTGAGGTGCCAGCGGCCTGGGAGGCTTGCGAGATCGATGGCGGTGGTATTGTTTCAGGAGAACTTGGTGTTCCTGAAGTGGTGGACGCTGTTGCCAGCTTCGTGAACTCTCCTGCATAA